The Trichosurus vulpecula isolate mTriVul1 chromosome 3, mTriVul1.pri, whole genome shotgun sequence genome includes a window with the following:
- the SPATA24 gene encoding spermatogenesis-associated protein 24 isoform X1 has product MAEAWKNYLEDENTAPFAFQQLRDVIGSQGRVIHRLRSAMAIQEEKFVSKEEYEAVVKKLEEEKAAHAQTKGLLAKETEKLQFALGEVEVLSKQLEREKQAFEKALSSVKNKVLTESTKKDKLLTKCNEIESHIIKQEDILNGKENEIKELQNVISHQKHIFRHQISDFRIQKQQENYMAQVLDRKQKKAGASGAWEWEMCVRARLST; this is encoded by the exons ATGGCGGAGGCTTGGAAGAATTATCTGGAGGACGAGAACACAGCGCCCTTCGCCTTCCAGCAACTTCGGGACGTAATCGGATCTCAGGGGCGAGTGATCCACCGGCTCAGAAGCGCG ATGGCCATCCAGGAAGAGAAATTTGTGAGTAAAGAAGAATACGAAGCTGTGGTAAAGAAGTTGGAG GAGGAAAAGGCAGCCCATGCCCAGACCAAGGGCCTGTTGgctaaagagacagagaaacttcAGTTCGCTCTTGGAGAAGTGGAGGTGCTGTCCAAGCAgctggagagagagaagcaggctTTTGAAAAGGC GCTGTCCAGTGTCAAGAACAAAGTTCTGACAGAGTCCACCAAGAAGGACAAGCTTCTCACCAAGTGCAATG AAATTGAGTCTCACATTATAAAGCAAGAAGATATTcttaatgggaaagaaaatgaaattaaggaactACAGAATGTCATCAGCCACCAGAAACACATCTTCAG GCATCAGATATCAGACTTCCGGATTCAGAAGCAGCAAGAGAATTACATGGCCCAAGTGCTGGACAGGAAGCAAAAGAAGGCAG GTGCTTCAGGTGCATGGGAATGGGAAATGTGTGTCAGGGCCCGACTTTCCACTTAA
- the SPATA24 gene encoding spermatogenesis-associated protein 24 isoform X2, whose protein sequence is MAEAWKNYLEDENTAPFAFQQLRDVIGSQGRVIHRLRSAMAIQEEKFVSKEEYEAVVKKLEEEKAAHAQTKGLLAKETEKLQFALGEVEVLSKQLEREKQAFEKALSSVKNKVLTESTKKDKLLTKCNEIESHIIKQEDILNGKENEIKELQNVISHQKHIFRHQISDFRIQKQQENYMAQVLDRKQKKAGGLLSTRGFKGLGDK, encoded by the exons ATGGCGGAGGCTTGGAAGAATTATCTGGAGGACGAGAACACAGCGCCCTTCGCCTTCCAGCAACTTCGGGACGTAATCGGATCTCAGGGGCGAGTGATCCACCGGCTCAGAAGCGCG ATGGCCATCCAGGAAGAGAAATTTGTGAGTAAAGAAGAATACGAAGCTGTGGTAAAGAAGTTGGAG GAGGAAAAGGCAGCCCATGCCCAGACCAAGGGCCTGTTGgctaaagagacagagaaacttcAGTTCGCTCTTGGAGAAGTGGAGGTGCTGTCCAAGCAgctggagagagagaagcaggctTTTGAAAAGGC GCTGTCCAGTGTCAAGAACAAAGTTCTGACAGAGTCCACCAAGAAGGACAAGCTTCTCACCAAGTGCAATG AAATTGAGTCTCACATTATAAAGCAAGAAGATATTcttaatgggaaagaaaatgaaattaaggaactACAGAATGTCATCAGCCACCAGAAACACATCTTCAG GCATCAGATATCAGACTTCCGGATTCAGAAGCAGCAAGAGAATTACATGGCCCAAGTGCTGGACAGGAAGCAAAAGAAGGCAGGTGGGCTGCTCTCCACCAGGGGCTTCAAGGGACTTGGAGACAAATAA
- the PROB1 gene encoding proline-rich basic protein 1 — protein sequence MLSVLVPPAAGGFPSALPLRQDSSGSSGSYHTAPGSPEPQGPRPVLDGADDDGGGGVPGRGQPAKSAGQNARVPGRGAGPAASGGSQLRLSISAQNSRQEPGSGFPRRPGQRPSPFQLRTLPSGEMEVIFTTGPLRGTPVRSPSDSDEADSEVQQLTALSPHDRCRPQGPYLDVHSPSAQGSSSPSPAVSDSSNQADRWATYLDLRQEAGSSASRPPEPPATSGRTQFECVEVALEDRASQTKQRTVPKRQIELRLKPSPPQSDSARANGGPRRKLLLRTGSLDESLTRLQAASNLVQTALARKLQTERTLSPERSSPGGGAQPPRTPPGPQLRSHCDPWKPWPEAREREAPARRAAQSPRRDSEEPKPRGKPQAGLPPREPAKEAPLPAVKPAGLRGADGAVSIRVQRPWPSLRERAIRRDKPAPGTEPLGPVSSSIFLLSGEKSQEAPESRPLKERGQQPKSLSPRRTPEDRVSRETWDPTVEASPIPSMQEAPSTRSARDLTVQEPQISPPAPDTCEPRDAPAPSGRSRVTIPRPRDVRKLVKNTYSLTFAAAASSRPGLPKGPSEEGEAPPGAPEPPAPVHYTSTFQKNFLPVVPHPYEVPEPPAPGDPAVPSPNGAPQGPQPKGCEEGDPTPRRKAENNTAKPFARSEIRLPGALALSRKPGVRAQPESSAEISRVSPGYSPQAQRLLPEGEVQANSPGVTLGPPPIPKEPRERPEVETHCPPQWPGAGQTPSTLTGPPPPNLKGSLNLGSPHSDQASSLALQAQSPEPRAKPQPGLAGTHLSGNQITAKPASLSQPRAASAPPMAQVLDSSSRGQGRGLRNSGTTPSGKVLVDPESGRYYYVEAPKSPRVKLLFDPESGQYLEVLVPPSPAGAPLQFCPSLALGHSLYPSPYGSYHGLSLPPSPGPLPLGPPDLLAPRTKLPWAPEGGIMDGLYYLPTGSSPSPLPSIPLLLYSGPPNSGPSTTS from the coding sequence ATGCTGTCCGTCCTGGTCCCGCCGGCCGCGGGCGGCTTCCCCTCGGCCCTGCCGCTGCGCCAGGACTCCTCGGGCTCCTCCGGCTCTTACCACACCGCGCCGGGCTCGCCCGAGCCCCAGGGACCGCGCCCCGTCCTGGACGGGGCGGACGACGACGGGGGCGGCGGAGTTCCTGGGCGGGGGCAGCCGGCCAAGTCCGCGGGCCAGAACGCCAGGGTCCCCGGCCGGGGGGCGGGTCCAGCCGCGAGCGGGGGCTCGCAGCTTCGCCTGTCCATCAGCGCCCAGAATAGCCGCCAGGAGCCTGGATCCGGTTTCCCCAGGAGGCCGGGACAGCGGCCGAGCCCTTTCCAGCTCCGCACCCTGCCGTCGGGGGAGATGGAGGTGATCTTCACAACCGGGCCCCTACGCGGGACTCCCGTTCGGTCCCCCAGCGACTCGGACGAGGCGGACAGCGAGGTGCAGCAGCTCACCGCGCTCAGCCCGCACGATCGGTGCCGCCCTCAAGGCCCTTACCTCGACGTGCACAGCCCCAGCGCGCAGGGCTCCTCCAGCCCGTCCCCGGCAGTCTCTGACAGCAGCAACCAAGCGGACCGCTGGGCCACCTACCTGGACCTGCGTCAGGAGGCTGGGTCTTCGGCCTCGAGGCCGCCAGAACCCCCGGCCACGTCCGGGCGAACGCAGTTCGAGTGCGTGGAGGTGGCACTTGAAGACCGGGCATCCCAGACCAAGCAGCGAACCGTCCCCAAGAGGCAGATCGAGCTGAGGCTGAAGCCTAGCCCTCCGCAGTCGGATTCAGCCAGGGCGAACGGGGGACCCAGGCGCAAGCTGCTCCTGCGAACGGGCTCCCTGGACGAGTCTCTGACCCGCCTGCAGGCCGCCTCCAACCTCGTGCAGACGGCGCTGGCCAGGAAGCTGCAGACCGAGCGGACCCTGAGCCCAGAGCGGTCGAGCCCAGGGGGCGGAGCTCAGCCCCCCCGAACCCCGCCAGGGCCGCAGCTCCGCTCCCACTGCGATCCCTGGAAGCCTTGGCCTGAGGCCCGGGAGAGAGAGGCCCCAGCTAGACGTGCTGCACAAAGCCCTCGAAGAGACTCAGAGGAACCCAAGCCCAGAGGGAAGCCCCAGGCCGGGCTTCCCCCCAGAGAGCCGGCGAAGGAGGCACCCCTGCCCGCCGTCAAGCCTGCGGGACTGCGAGGTGCAGACGGGGCAGTCTCCATCAGAGTCCAGAGGCCCTGGCCCAGTCTGCGAGAGCGAGCTATTCGTCGGGACAAACCAGCCCCCGGAACGGAACCGCTAGGTCCTGTGAGCTCCAGCATCTTCTTGCTGTCGGGGGAGAAGTCCCAGGAAGCTCCTGAGTCTCGGCCCCTCAAAGAACGGGGCCAGCAGCCGAAATCTCTGTCTCCGAGGAGGACGCCAGAGGATCGGGTGAGCCGGGAGACTTGGGATCCCACTGTTGAGGCGTCGCCGATTCCGTCTATGCAGGAGGCTCCGTCTACGCGGTCAGCTCGGGATCTGACTGTGCAGGAACCTCAGATCTCAcctccagccccagatacttgcGAGCCCAGGGACGCCCCCGCTCCCTCCGGCAGATCCCGAGTGACAATTCCGCGGCCCCGGGACGTCCGGAAACTAGTGAAGAACACCTACTCGCTGACCTTCGCAGCCGCCGCCAGCTCCCGCCCGGGGCTGCCCAAGGGCCCCAGCGAGGAGGGCGAGGCCCCGCCCGGAGCCCCGGAGCCCCCTGCCCCTGTTCACTACACTTCTACCTTCCAGAAGAACTTCCTGCCCGTAGTGCCCCACCCCTACGAGGTCCCGGAGCCGCCGGCCCCTGGGGACCCTGCTGTCCCGAGCCCCAACGGGGCGCCTCAGGGCCCCCAGCCGAAGGGCTGCGAAGAGGGAGACCCCACCCCGCGGAGGAAAGCGGAGAACAACACGGCCAAGCCCTTTGCTCGCAGCGAGATCCGCCTCCCGGGAGCCTTGGCTTTGTCCAGGAAGCCAGGGGTCAGGGCCCAGCCTGAGTCCAGCGCAGAGATCAGCCGGGTTTCCCCGGGGTACAGTCCTCAGGCCCAGCGCCTCCTTCCTGAAGGAGAGGTCCAGGCCAATTCCCCAGGGGTTACCCTGGGGCCTCCCCCCATTCccaaagaaccaagagagaggccAGAGGTGGAGACCCACTGTCCACCTCAATGGCCAGGGGCTGGGCAGACACCTAGCACATTGACAGGCCCTCCACCTCCAAACCTCAAGGGCTCTCTCAACCTGGGGTCCCCACACTCCGACCAGGCCAGTTCCCTGGCCCTACAGGCCCAGAGCCCAGAGCCCAGAGCCAAACCCCAACCAGGCCTTGCTGGGACTCATCTCTCAGGGAACCAGATTACAGCCAAACCTGCTTCCCTGTCCCAGCCCAGGGCAGCTTCAGCACCTCCTATGGCCCAGGTCCTTGACAGCTCTTCCCGAGGCCAGGGTAGGGGACTTCGGAACTCTGGAACCACCCCATCAGGGAAGGTTCTGGTAGATCCAGAGAGCGGTCGCTACTATTATGTGGAGGCACCCAAATCTCCTAGGGTAAAgttgctctttgacccagagagtgGGCAGTACCTAGAAGTTcttgttcccccctccccagcaggGGCACCCCTCCAGTTCTGCCCTTCCTTGGCACTAGGGCACAGCCTCTATCCTTCTCCCTATGGGTCCTATCATGGGCTCTCACTACCTCCCTCTCCTGGACCCTTGCCTCTTGGTCCTCCTGACCTACTGGCCCCAAGAACCAAACTCCCCTGGGCTCCTGAGGGTGGCATTATGGATGGGCTCTATTATCTGCCCACAGGCAGTTCCCCTAGCCCATTACCCAgtattcctctacttctctattcTGGGCCTCCCAATTCTGGGCCTTCTACCACTTCCTAA
- the MZB1 gene encoding marginal zone B- and B1-cell-specific protein, translating to MCPHPSPYRALPHHREAMRFLLLLLPLTGWGPPGSLGEGIPQETITATSPHFDEEEKYSAHMPQHLHCDACQIISYQMWKHLTEMETKQLSHRAKGASLSESEYIDVLEKSCSQSWKNYGVREVNKVKRFFGPGLDNQVGISVMISGGPWPGRLFKMCHNYLGELGEDQLYREYRQGGREALERLLCRDACPEETPGQGEFLRKEL from the exons ATGTGCCCACACCCCAGTCCATACAGAGCCCTGCCCCACCACCGAGAGGCAATGAGgtttctgctgttgctgctgccgctGACCGGCTGGGGCCCCCCAGGGAGTCTTGGAGAGGGAATCCCCCAAGAAACCATAACAGCCACATCCCCTCATtttgatgaagaagaaaaatactcAGCCCACATGCCCCAACATCTGCACTGCGATGCCTGCCAGATCATCTCTTACCAG ATGTGGAAGCATCTAACTGAAATGGAGACCAAGCAGCTGAGCCATAGGGCCAAGGGGGCTTCTCTGAGTGAGTCTGAGTACATCGATGTCCTGGAGAAAAGCtgttctcagagttggaagaa TTACGGGGTCCGAGAAGTAAACAAGGTGAAACGCTTTTTTGGCCCAGGGCTGGACAACCAAGTGGGCATCAGTGTGATGATAAGCGGAGGCCCTTGGCCAGGCAG GCTCTTCAAGATGTGCCACAACTACCTGGGAGAGCTTGGCGAAGATCAGCTGTATAGGGAATACAGGCAAGGGGGCCGAGAGGCCCTGGAGAGGCTGTTGTGCAGAGATGCCTGTCCAGAGGAGACACCTGGCCAGGGGGAGTTCCTCCGGAAGGAACTTTAG